The region TCCAGTTACAATAAATAATACTGATTCCCTTAAGTCAAGTAATCTTACCCTTGCACCTAATCAAAAATTTGAAATTACACTTACAATAAAGGGTAATGCAGCGGATATATATAAAGTCAAAGCGGGTGAATTTAAGATAGTAGCTGATATCAGCTCTTATGCGGTAAAGCAAGGTGAAAATAACATACCTGTCCAAATAATAAAATCTCCTGATAATGTAAATGTTGTTCAAGGAGATAACATGTGGGTGAGTGTAAGAGTAGACAAAATAGAGAAGAAAAGTGTTGCTGTAGCTGTAAAAAAGCAAGGAAAAACTACTTATTTAACAGAACTTTATGAAGCATTTTCAAATCCATCTAAAGCTAATATTTCTGGAGCATCTGAGGCAGTCTCTACAGTAGATCACGTAGAGGCAACAGCGGTTATTAAAAGTGAAGATGAAGATACTTTTACAAGTAAAGCTAAGCTTACAGCTATTGATGCTAAAGGAAATATTGTAAATGGCGTTGAAATAGAACCTAAGAATATAGATATAACTTTGACTAAAAGAAGGAAAGTTAAAAGTGCAGCCATAAATGTAGTAACTACAGGGCAGCCAGCCAATGGGGTAAAGATAAAATCCATAACTCCAAGTATATCAAATATAGAATTGGTAGGAACAAACGATGGCCTTAGTAATATATCTTCAATCAATACAGAAGCTATAGATTTGTCAAAAATTTCTGCTGCACAAACTTTAAATGTAAAACTTGTAGTTCCAGATGGTATCAAACTTGCTAATTCCGATAATACTGTGAGTGTAAATATAGTAACAGATAATATTATACAAAAGAGCTTTAGTGTTAATATAAGCACGGTAAATTTAGGAGCAAATTTAAAATCACAAATGGCAAGCAATACTGTAGGGGTAGTTGTATCTGGATATCAGTCGGTTATTAACGGCATAAAGGATGGAGATATAAAAGCTTCTGTGGATTTAAGTAATTTAAGTGAAGGAACGTACAGCCTTCCAATAAATTTAACACTGCCTTCAGGCGTTACAAAGGTTTCACAGACGACAGATAAGATTAATGTTACTATAACAAAATAAGGAGAAAATTATTATATGATACGAATTAATAATATAATTTTAGATATAGATGAAGATGAAGAAAATATAAGGAAAAGGGCAGCAAAGAAGCTTAAAATTTCAGAGAAGGATTTTGAAAAATTTAAAATTCTAAGGGAATCTATAGATGCAAGAAGGAAAAACACTATAAAATTCAACTATTCCGTTGAGGTAAAGTGTAAAAATGAGGATAGAATAATATCAAAGATTCACGGAAGAGATGCATTTATTGAAAAAGATAAGCCGAAAGAAAAATTTCAATTTGGCCACGAAAAACTTAAATCTAGACCTGTAGTTATTGGAATGGGACCATGTGGAATGTTTGCTGCTTTAACACTTGCACAGAATGGTTATGCACCAATTGTTATCGAAAGAGGAGAAAATGTGGATGACAGAACAAAGACTGTGGATAACTTTTGGAAAACTGGTGAATTAAATACAGAGTCAAATGTTCAATTTGGAGAAGGTGGAGCTGGAACCTTTTCTGATGGTAAGCTTACCACGAGGATAAAGGATTCTAGGTGCGGTTTAGTTCTTGATGAATTTGTAAGCTGTGGGGCACCGGAGGAGATAACTTATTCGGGAAAACCACATATAGGTACGGATATATTAAAAAAAGTTGTTAAGAATATACGAAAAAAGATAATAAATTTAGGCGGAGAAATAATTTTTAACAGTAGACTAGAGGATATAATTGTAAAAAATAATGCTATTTGTGCAGTTGTGGTAAATGGCGAAGAAATACCTGCCGAATGTGTAATACTGGCAGTAGGTCACAGCTCTAGAGATACGTATGAAATGCTCTATAAAAAAGGAGTGTTTTTAGAACCAAAGCCTTTTGCTATAGGTGTTAGAATAGAGCATCCTAGGGAGTTTATAAATGAAAGTCAATATGGAAAATATAAAGATCATCCAAGACTTAAAGCAGCGGATTATAGGTTGTCACATACTACAAAAGATAAAAGAGGAGTATATAGTTTTTGTATGTGCCCTGGAGGAGCAGTTGTTGCTTCATCATCAGAACAAGAAAGACTTGTATGCAATGGTATGAGCAATTACAGAAGAGATATGGAAAATTCAAATGCAGCTATTGTTGTAACGGTTAAGGAAGATGATTTTAAAAATGCAATAGGACTTTATAACAAAGATATAAGTGATAAAAATCCTCTTATAGGTATGGAATTTCAAAGATATTATGAGCATCTTGCCTATTTAAATGGAGGAGGAAATTATAATGCACCGATTCAGCTTGTAGGTGATTTTATGAAGGATACCGTATCTACTAAAATAGGAGGCGTTAAGCCGTCATATACTCCAGGATATAAGTTTGCAGCATTATCTAAGTGTCTTCCTTCGTATGTTATTAGCTCTTTAAAAGAGGGAATGATTGATTTTGACAAAAAAATAACAGGATTTATGTATAATGATGCTGTTATGACAGGAATTGAAACAAGAACTTCTGCACCAGTAAAAATAGTTAGAGGTGAGAACCTTGAAAGTATTTCATTACAAGGCTTGTATCCTTCTGGTGAAGGGGCTGGCTTTGCAGGCGGTATAATATCTGCTGCAGTTGATGGAATTAAATCAGCAGAAAGTATAATGAAGAAATATAAAATAAATATATAAAAATTTTCAGAAAAGCTTAACTTAATGTGAAAAGTTTGTTAAAATATAAATGAGCACGTTAATCATTTAACATGGGTATATTAAAAATTAAAAGGGAGTGTACGAACTGTGATTAAGAGTTTTGATGAAATAATCATGAAAGTAAAAAGTAAAGAAATGAAAAAGGTTGCTGTTGCTGTAGCACAGGATGCACCTGTACTTGAAGCAATAAGAGATGCAAAGAAAAATGGCATTGCAGATGCTATTCTTGTTGGAGATCATGATGAAATCGTATCAATAGGACTTAAAATAGGACTAGATGTAAATCAATTTGAGATAGTAAACGAGCCTGATGTTAAAAAAGCAGCTTTAAAGGCAGTAGAGCTTGTATCAACAGGAAAAGCAGACATGGTAATGAAAGGACTTGTAAATACAGCAACTTTCCTAAGATCTGTATTAAACAAAGAAGTTGGACTAAGAACAGGAAAAACTATGTCCCATG is a window of Clostridium pasteurianum DNA encoding:
- a CDS encoding CdaR family protein encodes the protein MDTKTKKEIVVRIMCFLAAFGLWMYITNYENPIKTYKIKNIPVTINNTDSLKSSNLTLAPNQKFEITLTIKGNAADIYKVKAGEFKIVADISSYAVKQGENNIPVQIIKSPDNVNVVQGDNMWVSVRVDKIEKKSVAVAVKKQGKTTYLTELYEAFSNPSKANISGASEAVSTVDHVEATAVIKSEDEDTFTSKAKLTAIDAKGNIVNGVEIEPKNIDITLTKRRKVKSAAINVVTTGQPANGVKIKSITPSISNIELVGTNDGLSNISSINTEAIDLSKISAAQTLNVKLVVPDGIKLANSDNTVSVNIVTDNIIQKSFSVNISTVNLGANLKSQMASNTVGVVVSGYQSVINGIKDGDIKASVDLSNLSEGTYSLPINLTLPSGVTKVSQTTDKINVTITK
- a CDS encoding NAD(P)/FAD-dependent oxidoreductase, coding for MIRINNIILDIDEDEENIRKRAAKKLKISEKDFEKFKILRESIDARRKNTIKFNYSVEVKCKNEDRIISKIHGRDAFIEKDKPKEKFQFGHEKLKSRPVVIGMGPCGMFAALTLAQNGYAPIVIERGENVDDRTKTVDNFWKTGELNTESNVQFGEGGAGTFSDGKLTTRIKDSRCGLVLDEFVSCGAPEEITYSGKPHIGTDILKKVVKNIRKKIINLGGEIIFNSRLEDIIVKNNAICAVVVNGEEIPAECVILAVGHSSRDTYEMLYKKGVFLEPKPFAIGVRIEHPREFINESQYGKYKDHPRLKAADYRLSHTTKDKRGVYSFCMCPGGAVVASSSEQERLVCNGMSNYRRDMENSNAAIVVTVKEDDFKNAIGLYNKDISDKNPLIGMEFQRYYEHLAYLNGGGNYNAPIQLVGDFMKDTVSTKIGGVKPSYTPGYKFAALSKCLPSYVISSLKEGMIDFDKKITGFMYNDAVMTGIETRTSAPVKIVRGENLESISLQGLYPSGEGAGFAGGIISAAVDGIKSAESIMKKYKINI